In one Sulfuricella sp. genomic region, the following are encoded:
- a CDS encoding ribonucleoside triphosphate reductase, translating to MSVELVDSGVLSLPRAVIKRDGSVAVFDGDKIRSAIARAGAVSGEFDAGEAALLSAQVAKVLMHKYRNEPPSIENIQDVVEQVLISANHLKTVRAYIVYREQHTKLRQDKKTVVDVGSSINEYLEQLDWRVNANANQGYSLGGLILNVSGKVVANYWLNHVYPPEVGVAHREGDIHVHDLDMLAGYCAGWSLRTLLTEGLNGVPGKVEAGPPKHMSSAVGQIVNFLGTLQNEWAGAQAFSSFDTYMAPYIRIDNLPYAQVKQYIQELIYNLNVPSRWGTQTPFTNLTFDWTCPDDLKEQVPLIGGKEVSFTYGDLQVEMDMINRAYIEVMTTGDAKGRVFTFPIPTYNMTPDFPWESENASLLFEMTAKYGLPYFQNFINSELKPNMIRSMCCRLQLDLRELLKRGNGLFGSAEQTGSVGVVTINCARLGFLYKDNEAGLLARLDELLEIGKNSLEIKRKVIQRHMDAGLFPYTKRYLGTLRNHFSTLGVNGINEMIRNFTDDEHDITSEYGHAFAVRLLDHVRTRMLAFQDETGHMYNLEATPAEGTTYRFAREDRKRFPDIIQAGTREMPYYTNSSQLPVGFTDDPFEALERQDELQKKYTGGTVLHLYMTERISSAEACKNLVKRSLERFRLPYITITPTFSICPTHGYLDGEHKFCPKCDEEILAKKRQQTA from the coding sequence ATGAGTGTGGAGCTAGTGGATTCTGGGGTATTGAGCTTGCCACGTGCGGTAATCAAGCGCGATGGTTCGGTTGCGGTATTTGATGGCGACAAGATTCGTTCCGCCATTGCGCGCGCTGGCGCGGTCAGTGGTGAGTTCGACGCTGGCGAGGCGGCGCTTTTGAGCGCCCAGGTGGCCAAGGTGCTGATGCATAAGTACCGTAACGAGCCGCCCAGCATCGAAAATATCCAGGACGTGGTCGAGCAGGTGCTGATCTCCGCCAACCATCTCAAGACCGTTCGCGCTTATATCGTCTATCGCGAGCAGCACACCAAGCTGCGCCAGGACAAAAAGACGGTAGTGGATGTCGGCAGCTCCATCAACGAATACCTTGAACAGCTTGACTGGCGCGTCAACGCCAATGCCAATCAGGGTTACTCGCTGGGCGGCCTGATTCTCAATGTTTCCGGCAAGGTGGTGGCCAATTACTGGCTTAACCACGTCTATCCGCCGGAAGTGGGCGTGGCCCACCGCGAGGGCGACATTCATGTGCATGATCTGGACATGCTGGCAGGCTACTGCGCTGGCTGGTCGCTGCGCACCCTGCTGACAGAGGGCCTGAACGGCGTGCCGGGCAAGGTCGAGGCGGGACCGCCCAAGCACATGTCCAGCGCAGTGGGGCAGATTGTCAACTTCCTTGGCACGTTGCAGAATGAATGGGCCGGTGCCCAGGCATTCAGCTCCTTCGACACCTATATGGCGCCCTATATCCGCATAGATAATTTACCCTATGCGCAGGTCAAGCAATATATCCAGGAGCTGATCTATAACCTCAACGTGCCATCGCGCTGGGGTACGCAGACGCCATTTACCAACCTGACTTTTGACTGGACCTGCCCGGACGATCTGAAAGAGCAGGTGCCGCTCATCGGCGGCAAGGAGGTTTCATTTACCTATGGCGATTTGCAGGTTGAAATGGACATGATCAACCGCGCCTATATCGAGGTCATGACTACGGGCGACGCCAAGGGCCGGGTGTTTACTTTCCCCATCCCGACCTACAACATGACGCCGGATTTTCCTTGGGAATCGGAAAATGCCTCACTGTTGTTCGAAATGACCGCGAAATATGGCCTGCCGTATTTCCAGAACTTCATCAATTCCGAACTCAAGCCCAACATGATCCGCTCGATGTGCTGCCGCCTGCAGCTCGACCTGCGCGAGCTGCTGAAGCGCGGCAATGGCCTGTTTGGCAGCGCGGAGCAGACGGGTTCGGTCGGTGTGGTTACCATCAATTGCGCCCGTCTGGGCTTTCTTTATAAAGACAATGAGGCCGGCTTGCTGGCGCGCCTGGACGAGCTGCTGGAAATCGGCAAGAACAGTCTGGAAATCAAGCGCAAGGTGATCCAGCGCCATATGGACGCGGGGCTCTTCCCCTATACCAAGCGCTATCTCGGCACGCTGCGCAATCATTTCTCCACGCTGGGCGTGAACGGCATCAATGAAATGATCCGCAACTTCACCGATGACGAACACGATATCACCAGCGAATACGGTCACGCCTTTGCCGTGCGCTTGCTCGACCATGTGCGTACCCGGATGCTGGCTTTCCAGGACGAAACAGGCCACATGTACAACCTCGAGGCCACCCCGGCGGAAGGCACTACCTACCGCTTTGCCAGGGAGGACAGAAAGCGTTTCCCGGATATTATCCAGGCGGGTACGCGGGAAATGCCTTACTACACCAATTCTTCGCAACTGCCGGTGGGCTTTACCGATGATCCATTCGAGGCGTTGGAGCGGCAGGATGAGTTGCAGAAGAAATATACCGGCGGCACCGTGCTGCACCTCTACATGACCGAGCGCATTTCCAGTGCCGAGGCGTGCAAGAACCTGGTCAAGCGTTCGTTGGAGCGGTTCCGCCTGCCTTATATCACGATCACGCCGACTTTCTCGATTTGCCCGACACACGGCTAT
- a CDS encoding GGDEF domain-containing protein — MKINLANEELIWLFWPGKHMPLLATRRAEMILLRVRIIAALFALLTSLWIAVDAYILPWPAWGELAIGRLAASAAFGLLAISFRGSTRVSDTYIALTALYLIPTAFYIFSYTVMQQTDVNGLSSTIAGVYAFLPFVMVAGLGMFPLTAIEGMVFALPVLGAELASSLWGLDMLNLSHLISTVWLSGMIAAVATMSGMSQLGFMIALVRQAVHDPLTRSFSRMSGEELLEIQFIIASRSNSPLSVAFVDLDNFKSVNDNYGHEAGDKVLIAATTAIRAGLRTGDMLVRWGGEEFLLILPSTYCGEAEKVLERLRVRGLNTRPDGAPVTASIGLAERTLDSTNDWRKLVEIADQRMYTAKQNGKDRIVSCAAN; from the coding sequence ATGAAAATAAATCTCGCGAACGAAGAATTGATCTGGCTATTCTGGCCGGGCAAACACATGCCGCTCCTGGCAACACGGCGCGCCGAAATGATCCTGCTGCGTGTGCGCATCATCGCAGCGCTGTTCGCGCTGCTCACCTCGCTATGGATCGCTGTCGATGCCTACATCCTGCCCTGGCCCGCCTGGGGTGAACTGGCCATCGGCAGGCTTGCCGCCAGCGCGGCGTTTGGATTGCTGGCCATCTCGTTCCGCGGCTCCACCCGTGTGAGCGACACCTACATCGCCCTGACGGCCCTGTATCTCATCCCTACCGCGTTCTATATTTTTTCCTACACCGTGATGCAGCAAACCGACGTCAATGGACTGTCATCCACCATCGCCGGCGTGTATGCCTTCCTGCCATTCGTAATGGTTGCCGGTCTCGGCATGTTCCCGCTGACCGCGATCGAGGGCATGGTGTTCGCCCTGCCGGTACTCGGCGCCGAACTGGCCTCCAGCCTGTGGGGGCTGGACATGCTCAATCTGAGCCATCTCATCAGCACCGTATGGCTGTCCGGCATGATTGCCGCGGTAGCGACCATGAGTGGCATGAGCCAGCTGGGATTCATGATCGCGCTGGTGCGGCAGGCTGTGCACGACCCCCTTACCCGCTCCTTTTCCCGCATGAGCGGCGAGGAGCTGCTGGAAATCCAGTTCATCATTGCCTCGCGCAGCAATTCGCCGCTATCGGTGGCTTTCGTCGACCTGGACAATTTCAAGAGCGTCAACGACAACTACGGGCACGAGGCCGGAGACAAGGTCCTGATCGCCGCCACGACCGCGATTCGGGCCGGTCTGCGCACCGGAGACATGCTGGTGCGCTGGGGCGGGGAGGAATTTCTGCTGATTCTGCCCAGCACCTATTGCGGCGAGGCGGAGAAAGTGCTCGAACGCCTGCGCGTGCGCGGGCTGAACACGCGCCCGGACGGCGCCCCGGTCACGGCCAGCATCGGCCTCGCGGAACGTACCCTGGACAGCACCAACGACTGGCGCAAACTGGTTGAAATTGCCGATCAGCGCATGTACACGGCAAAACAGAACGGCAAGGACCGCATCGTCTCCTGCGCGGCAAATTGA
- a CDS encoding NnrS family protein: MTTFQKTWHTFTAAPHRMMMLGGAAQGVLTLLWWIFDLLGRYGGIYAAPVWSIAPTWAHAFLMLYGFFPFFIFGFLMTTYPNWMNWEKIPARFYVPSFLCLASGVALFYLGLIAGKALLLAGTAFLLAGWGIALYALLRVLFTARHNDKRHPVVTSLALIMGWLGVLSYLIWLASDNSSALAFSRHAGIWWFMLPILLTVSHKMIPFFSSRVLDNYTLVRPYWALYFMLACATLHGALELAQQPQLLWLADFPLLACSLYFSYTWGLLRSFSIKLLAVLHVSLAWLSIAMLLYGVQSLTLFVTGSAPFGLAPLHALTIGFFASMILAMASRVTLGHSGRELEADAATWALFLGFQFTATARIAPDLLGLPASLFYPLAAGIWLAAYGIWFAKYGPLYWRPRIDHKPG, encoded by the coding sequence ATGACAACTTTCCAAAAAACTTGGCACACCTTTACCGCCGCCCCTCACCGCATGATGATGCTGGGCGGTGCCGCCCAGGGAGTGCTTACCCTGCTGTGGTGGATATTCGACCTGCTCGGCCGCTATGGCGGCATCTATGCCGCACCGGTCTGGAGCATTGCCCCAACCTGGGCTCACGCTTTTCTGATGCTGTACGGATTTTTCCCGTTCTTCATCTTTGGTTTTCTAATGACCACCTATCCCAACTGGATGAACTGGGAAAAGATTCCGGCACGCTTTTACGTACCCTCTTTTCTGTGCCTGGCCAGCGGGGTGGCGCTGTTCTACCTCGGGCTAATTGCAGGCAAGGCATTGCTGCTTGCAGGCACCGCGTTTCTGCTGGCAGGCTGGGGCATCGCCCTATATGCACTGCTGAGAGTGCTGTTCACGGCAAGGCATAACGACAAGCGCCACCCTGTCGTCACCAGCCTGGCCCTGATCATGGGCTGGCTGGGCGTTCTCTCCTATCTGATCTGGCTCGCCAGCGATAATTCCTCTGCCCTGGCATTCTCGCGCCACGCTGGAATCTGGTGGTTCATGCTACCGATCCTGCTCACGGTGTCCCACAAGATGATTCCCTTCTTCTCCAGCCGGGTACTGGACAATTACACTCTGGTACGTCCTTATTGGGCGCTGTATTTCATGCTTGCCTGCGCCACGCTGCATGGCGCGCTGGAACTGGCGCAACAGCCGCAGTTGCTATGGCTGGCCGACTTCCCCCTGCTCGCCTGTTCACTCTATTTTTCCTATACCTGGGGTCTGCTGCGCAGCTTCAGCATCAAGCTGCTGGCAGTGCTGCATGTCAGCCTCGCCTGGCTTTCAATCGCCATGCTGCTGTACGGCGTGCAAAGCCTGACGCTCTTTGTCACCGGTTCGGCGCCTTTCGGACTGGCCCCACTGCACGCCCTGACCATAGGATTTTTCGCCTCGATGATCCTCGCCATGGCTTCCAGGGTGACCCTCGGCCACTCCGGCAGGGAACTCGAGGCTGACGCCGCGACCTGGGCCCTGTTTCTGGGTTTTCAGTTCACGGCCACGGCGCGCATCGCCCCCGACCTGCTAGGACTCCCGGCCAGCCTGTTTTACCCCTTGGCAGCGGGAATCTGGCTCGCCGCTTACGGGATCTGGTTTGCCAAATATGGCCCGCTTTACTGGCGCCCGCGAATCGATCACAAACCGGGTTAA
- a CDS encoding hemerythrin domain-containing protein — protein sequence MTSISAFLTPDHHHCDTLFSAAEAAVAQGDWLVAAEAWARFHDALRHHFAMEEEVLFPAFEARTGMTQGPTQVMRMEHRQMTDLLNQLADALARQDSDAFLGDCETLLIIMQQHNMKEEQMLYHMADQVLAGEAEDMIMRMRAVNG from the coding sequence ATGACCAGCATCAGCGCCTTTCTCACGCCCGACCACCATCATTGCGACACGCTGTTTTCCGCTGCCGAGGCTGCCGTTGCGCAAGGGGACTGGCTTGTGGCGGCTGAGGCCTGGGCGCGCTTCCATGATGCGCTGCGGCACCATTTCGCCATGGAAGAGGAAGTGCTGTTCCCGGCCTTCGAGGCTCGTACCGGCATGACCCAGGGCCCCACCCAGGTGATGCGCATGGAGCACCGCCAGATGACCGACCTGCTCAACCAGTTGGCCGACGCGCTGGCACGCCAGGATTCCGATGCCTTTCTCGGCGACTGCGAAACCCTGCTCATCATCATGCAGCAACACAACATGAAAGAGGAGCAGATGCTCTACCACATGGCGGATCAGGTCCTGGCTGGCGAGGCAGAGGACATGATAATGCGCATGCGCGCCGTAAACGGATAG
- a CDS encoding DUF2249 domain-containing protein: MAREHLLDALWLEPPEPLELTLEAIEKLPPGERLRLLIHREPRMLFPILQEWGFAYQKMDRGDGTYEILIWHKDASPGGVRSEE, encoded by the coding sequence ATGGCACGGGAGCACCTCCTCGATGCGCTCTGGCTGGAACCGCCGGAACCGCTGGAGCTAACACTGGAAGCCATTGAAAAGCTGCCTCCGGGCGAGCGTCTGCGACTCCTGATTCATCGCGAGCCCAGAATGCTTTTTCCCATCCTGCAGGAGTGGGGTTTTGCCTATCAGAAAATGGATCGCGGAGACGGCACCTACGAAATCCTCATCTGGCACAAGGATGCAAGCCCGGGAGGAGTGAGGAGTGAGGAGTGA
- a CDS encoding DUF2249 domain-containing protein, which translates to MAQFNILQPESIYPFDARCVAKRFRHAAIFGALDALNPGETMRFMNDHDPLPLLEQMRQRYGDGIEIQYVAREPELISINFTRR; encoded by the coding sequence ATGGCACAGTTCAATATCCTCCAACCTGAATCCATATACCCTTTCGATGCACGCTGCGTGGCCAAGCGCTTTCGTCATGCGGCTATTTTCGGCGCCCTCGATGCGCTCAATCCAGGCGAGACCATGCGTTTCATGAATGATCACGACCCGCTGCCGTTGCTGGAGCAGATGCGGCAGCGTTATGGCGACGGAATTGAAATTCAGTATGTGGCGCGGGAGCCGGAGCTTATTTCGATCAATTTCACCCGGCGTTAG
- a CDS encoding cytochrome c, with protein sequence MSETFTKAMARNIFYGGAVFFFLLFLGLTFDTMQTLPQRDHRENITDSVVRGKHIWETRNCIGCHTLLGEGAYFAPELGNVYARRGGPFIKAWIQAQPTGVPGRRQMPNFNLNDQELDDMVAFLKWMSEVNTNKWPPNIEG encoded by the coding sequence ATGAGCGAAACATTTACCAAGGCGATGGCGCGGAACATCTTCTACGGGGGAGCTGTATTTTTCTTCCTGTTGTTTCTCGGCCTGACCTTTGACACCATGCAGACCCTGCCGCAGCGCGATCACCGGGAAAACATCACCGATTCGGTCGTACGAGGCAAACATATATGGGAAACACGCAATTGTATCGGTTGCCATACTCTGCTGGGAGAAGGCGCATATTTCGCTCCTGAACTGGGCAATGTCTACGCCCGTCGTGGCGGCCCATTCATCAAGGCATGGATTCAGGCTCAGCCCACCGGCGTACCTGGCCGCCGCCAGATGCCAAATTTCAACCTGAACGATCAGGAACTGGATGACATGGTCGCATTCCTGAAATGGATGTCCGAGGTCAACACCAACAAGTGGCCGCCGAACATTGAAGGTTAA
- a CDS encoding cbb3-type cytochrome c oxidase subunit I translates to MQYQSQAVAKPYFIAAIGLFVGQILFGLIMGYQYVVGDFLFPAIPFNVARMVHTNLLIVWLLFGFMGAAYYMIPEESETELFSPKLALLMFWIFLVAGALTIVGYLMVPYATLASMTGNDLLPTMGREFLEQPLITKVGIVIVALAFLFNISMTVLKGRKTSISLVMLIGLWGLAIFFLFSFYNPSNPVLDKFFWWWTVHLWVEGVWELILGAMLAFVLIKVTGVDREVIEKWLYIIIAMTLITGIIGTGHHYFWIGTPEYWQWFGSVFSALEPIPFFMMTVFAFNMVNRRRREHPNKAATLWALGTGVMAFLGAGVWGFLHTLAPVNFFTHGTQITAAHGHMAFYGAYVMVTLAMISYAMPMMRGRTANSGAAQTMEMWAFWLMTVSIVFITLFLTAAGILQVWLQRMGDTPMGFMAAQDQIMIFYWLREITGFVFLLGLVLYIWSFFCKKGEAHTAA, encoded by the coding sequence ATGCAATACCAATCCCAAGCGGTGGCGAAGCCTTACTTCATTGCCGCAATTGGCCTGTTCGTCGGACAGATTCTGTTCGGCCTGATCATGGGCTACCAATATGTTGTCGGCGACTTCCTGTTCCCGGCGATCCCTTTCAACGTGGCCCGCATGGTCCACACCAACCTGCTGATCGTATGGCTGCTGTTCGGCTTCATGGGCGCGGCGTATTACATGATCCCGGAGGAATCCGAAACCGAGCTGTTCAGTCCCAAGCTGGCGCTGCTCATGTTCTGGATCTTCCTGGTGGCGGGCGCGCTCACCATCGTCGGCTATCTGATGGTGCCTTATGCCACGCTGGCCTCGATGACGGGTAACGATCTCCTGCCCACCATGGGCCGGGAATTCCTCGAGCAACCGCTAATCACCAAGGTTGGCATCGTGATCGTAGCACTGGCCTTCCTGTTCAATATCAGCATGACCGTGTTGAAGGGACGCAAAACCTCTATCAGCCTGGTGATGTTGATTGGCCTGTGGGGCTTGGCGATATTCTTCCTGTTCTCCTTCTACAACCCATCCAACCCGGTACTGGACAAGTTCTTCTGGTGGTGGACCGTGCATCTCTGGGTGGAAGGCGTGTGGGAGCTGATCCTGGGTGCGATGCTGGCTTTTGTTCTGATCAAGGTAACGGGCGTTGACCGCGAAGTGATCGAAAAATGGCTGTATATCATCATTGCCATGACCCTGATCACCGGCATCATCGGTACTGGTCACCACTACTTCTGGATCGGTACGCCTGAATACTGGCAGTGGTTCGGTTCCGTGTTCTCCGCTCTGGAACCCATCCCGTTCTTCATGATGACCGTGTTTGCCTTCAACATGGTGAACCGTCGCCGCCGCGAGCACCCCAACAAGGCCGCCACCCTGTGGGCCCTGGGAACCGGCGTGATGGCATTCCTCGGCGCTGGCGTGTGGGGCTTCCTGCACACCCTGGCTCCGGTGAACTTCTTCACCCACGGCACGCAGATCACCGCCGCCCACGGCCACATGGCGTTCTACGGCGCCTACGTGATGGTGACCCTGGCCATGATCTCCTACGCCATGCCGATGATGCGCGGCCGCACCGCCAACTCCGGTGCTGCGCAGACCATGGAAATGTGGGCGTTCTGGCTGATGACGGTATCCATCGTGTTCATCACGCTGTTCCTCACCGCCGCTGGCATCCTGCAAGTCTGGCTGCAGCGCATGGGTGACACACCGATGGGCTTCATGGCGGCACAGGATCAGATCATGATCTTCTACTGGCTGCGTGAGATCACCGGCTTCGTGTTCCTGCTGGGTCTGGTGCTGTACATCTGGAGCTTCTTCTGCAAGAAAGGCGAAGCACACACAGCTGCTTAA
- a CDS encoding cytochrome c oxidase subunit 3 family protein, which produces MINNPKTTHEIHATPPGDLAIWVFIFAELLAFGVFFVAYAFARANNVELFNESQQHLNRTSGAINTLVLITSSYFMVRAVAAIKQGLSNSCARWIASAIGLGFVFLAIKIAEFNATFAAGISLSTNTFYMFYLSLTIFHFMHVILGMVILAAVMVKALRAGYSAENHIGVETGASYWHMVDLLWIILFPLVYVIR; this is translated from the coding sequence TTGATAAACAATCCAAAAACCACTCATGAAATCCATGCCACGCCACCTGGCGATCTGGCAATCTGGGTTTTCATCTTCGCCGAACTGCTGGCTTTCGGCGTCTTCTTCGTTGCCTACGCCTTCGCGCGGGCAAACAATGTGGAGCTGTTCAACGAATCGCAACAGCACCTCAACCGCACCTCCGGCGCGATCAACACCCTGGTGCTGATCACCAGCAGCTATTTCATGGTACGCGCGGTCGCGGCCATCAAGCAGGGACTGTCAAACAGCTGCGCACGCTGGATCGCCTCCGCCATTGGGCTTGGGTTCGTGTTCCTGGCCATCAAGATCGCCGAGTTCAACGCCACGTTTGCTGCCGGCATTTCGCTCAGCACCAACACTTTCTACATGTTTTACCTGTCGCTGACGATCTTCCATTTCATGCATGTCATTCTCGGCATGGTGATTCTGGCTGCGGTCATGGTGAAAGCCTTGCGCGCTGGCTACTCTGCCGAAAACCATATTGGCGTGGAGACCGGCGCCTCCTACTGGCACATGGTGGATCTGCTGTGGATCATCCTGTTTCCGCTGGTTTATGTGATCCGCTAA
- a CDS encoding cytochrome C oxidase subunit IV family protein: protein MNTPHKPHFIRPCTLIWLALIILTCVTYAIGETGWSGTAVMLTVLGTAVIKVEMVASYFMGLRRTRWLWRGIVLGWLLLVSSLITIAYLMTVK from the coding sequence ATGAATACTCCCCACAAACCCCACTTCATCCGCCCCTGCACGCTCATCTGGCTGGCGCTGATCATTCTTACCTGCGTTACTTACGCCATTGGCGAAACCGGCTGGAGCGGCACAGCAGTCATGCTTACCGTTCTCGGCACCGCCGTGATCAAGGTGGAAATGGTCGCCAGCTACTTCATGGGGCTGCGCCGCACCCGCTGGCTGTGGCGCGGCATTGTGCTGGGCTGGCTGCTGCTGGTATCTTCATTGATTACCATTGCTTACTTGATGACGGTCAAGTAA
- a CDS encoding CbbQ/NirQ/NorQ/GpvN family protein: protein MSDLPFYKPHGNEIELFEHAYRNHLPLLIKGPTGCGKTRFVAHMAARLGLPLYTVACHDDLTAADLVGRHLIGDGVTYWNDGPLTRAVREGGICYLDEVVEARKDTTVVLHPLSDDRRILPIERTGEILEAPPEFMLVVSYNPGYQNFLKGMKPSTRQRFVSLRFDFPGAELEQQIVIGETGADAMLSKRLVNLANSLRALKEHDLEEAASTRLLVYTATLIGSGFDPVDACRAALVEPLTDDEETAEALMEIVYATFGK from the coding sequence ATGAGCGACCTACCTTTCTACAAACCCCACGGCAATGAAATCGAACTGTTCGAGCACGCCTACCGCAACCATCTGCCGCTCCTGATCAAGGGCCCCACCGGCTGCGGCAAGACGCGCTTCGTGGCGCACATGGCGGCGCGGCTCGGGCTGCCGCTCTACACCGTGGCCTGCCACGACGACCTCACCGCGGCCGACCTGGTTGGGCGCCATCTGATCGGCGACGGGGTGACCTACTGGAACGACGGCCCGCTCACCCGCGCCGTGCGCGAAGGGGGAATCTGCTATCTGGATGAAGTGGTGGAAGCGCGCAAGGACACCACCGTGGTACTGCATCCGCTATCCGACGACCGGCGCATCCTGCCGATCGAGCGCACCGGTGAAATTCTCGAAGCGCCGCCCGAATTCATGCTGGTGGTGTCCTACAACCCCGGCTACCAGAATTTCCTCAAGGGCATGAAACCCAGCACGCGCCAGCGTTTCGTCAGCCTGCGCTTCGATTTTCCGGGGGCCGAACTGGAACAGCAGATCGTCATCGGTGAAACCGGAGCCGATGCCATGCTGTCAAAGAGACTGGTCAACCTCGCCAACAGCCTGCGCGCGCTCAAGGAACACGATCTGGAAGAGGCGGCAAGCACGCGCCTGCTGGTCTACACCGCCACCCTGATCGGCAGCGGCTTCGACCCGGTGGATGCCTGCCGGGCCGCGCTGGTGGAACCTCTTACCGACGACGAGGAGACCGCCGAAGCACTGATGGAGATCGTCTATGCCACTTTTGGAAAATGA
- a CDS encoding 4Fe-4S binding protein has translation MRLNTQQKRLMFQAGFFILFLLAPVFDLFRLDLNLKHFFFLGMHWTLGLDDFAAGRIDATEAAIRLILRGGLPILGTIALGVWISWKWGRLYCGWLCPHFSVVETINQLMRRATGKQSLWDHHVLPEKNADGTLTKANPLYWLVLLPLVIGFAFLWAIALLTYLLPPAEIYGNLWNGTLTRNQSVFLTAATLAFFVEFMFARHLFCRYACAIGLFQSLAWMGNHKAMVIGFDRRRAASCIDCNAACDNVCPMRIRPRSIKRLMFTCTQCGQCANACSQVQANNPRGPLLKWVQDECSLDKSARDFGHHIDIPAHCYEPGKKK, from the coding sequence GTGCGGCTGAATACCCAGCAAAAACGGCTCATGTTCCAGGCCGGGTTTTTCATCCTGTTCCTGCTGGCGCCGGTATTCGACCTGTTCCGCCTCGACCTCAACCTCAAGCATTTCTTTTTCCTCGGCATGCACTGGACGCTGGGGCTGGACGACTTCGCCGCGGGGCGCATCGACGCCACTGAAGCCGCAATTCGCCTGATCCTGCGCGGCGGCCTGCCGATACTCGGGACGATCGCTCTCGGCGTGTGGATATCCTGGAAATGGGGCCGCCTCTACTGTGGCTGGCTGTGTCCCCACTTCTCGGTAGTGGAGACCATCAACCAGCTCATGCGCCGCGCCACGGGCAAGCAAAGCCTGTGGGACCACCACGTGCTGCCGGAAAAGAATGCCGACGGCACCCTCACCAAAGCCAACCCCCTCTACTGGCTGGTGCTGCTGCCGCTGGTGATCGGCTTCGCTTTCCTGTGGGCCATCGCGCTATTGACCTACCTGCTCCCCCCGGCAGAAATCTACGGCAACCTCTGGAACGGGACGCTGACCCGCAACCAGAGCGTTTTTCTCACTGCGGCCACCCTCGCCTTCTTCGTCGAATTCATGTTCGCGCGCCACCTCTTCTGCCGCTACGCCTGCGCCATCGGCCTGTTTCAGAGTCTCGCCTGGATGGGCAACCACAAGGCAATGGTAATCGGCTTCGACCGCCGCCGCGCGGCCTCCTGCATTGACTGCAACGCCGCCTGCGACAACGTCTGCCCGATGCGCATCCGGCCGCGCAGCATCAAGCGCCTCATGTTCACCTGCACCCAGTGCGGGCAATGCGCCAACGCCTGCTCACAGGTGCAGGCCAACAACCCGCGCGGCCCCTTGCTGAAATGGGTTCAGGACGAATGTTCGCTGGACAAGTCGGCACGGGATTTCGGCCATCACATCGACATCCCGGCGCATTGCTACGAACCGGGCAAAAAGAAATAA
- a CDS encoding type II toxin-antitoxin system Phd/YefM family antitoxin: protein MQLVNIHEAKTQLSKLLEQVQAGEDVVIAKAGAPIVRLIPYAPPKRRIAPPGAMEGEGRIADDFDAPIDELFNCLKDHAA, encoded by the coding sequence TTGCAACTCGTCAACATACACGAAGCCAAGACCCAGCTTTCCAAGCTGCTCGAACAAGTGCAAGCCGGAGAGGACGTGGTGATCGCCAAGGCCGGTGCGCCCATCGTCCGCCTCATCCCCTACGCGCCGCCCAAGCGCAGGATCGCGCCACCCGGCGCGATGGAGGGCGAAGGCAGGATCGCCGACGATTTCGATGCACCCATCGACGAACTTTTTAATTGCCTGAAAGATCATGCCGCATGA
- a CDS encoding type II toxin-antitoxin system VapC family toxin, producing MRLLLDTHLALWWLIRAQRVPAEARELVESTAEPVAISRASLWEMAIKISIGKLEIDLPRFVKTAEASGFEWLDIKNEHLLSVAALPLFDDHRDPFDRLLVAQSRTEPLVLLTSDAKLARYGSTVRVV from the coding sequence ATGAGATTGCTGCTCGACACCCACTTGGCACTGTGGTGGCTGATTCGCGCTCAGCGCGTCCCCGCCGAGGCGCGGGAACTGGTCGAAAGCACGGCCGAACCGGTGGCAATCAGCCGCGCCTCGCTATGGGAAATGGCGATCAAGATTTCCATCGGCAAGCTGGAGATCGACTTGCCGCGATTCGTCAAAACGGCCGAAGCTTCCGGCTTCGAATGGCTGGACATCAAGAACGAGCATCTCTTGTCCGTTGCCGCCTTGCCGCTTTTCGACGACCACCGCGACCCGTTCGACCGCCTGTTGGTGGCGCAAAGCCGGACGGAACCGCTGGTACTGCTGACGAGCGACGCCAAACTGGCCCGCTACGGGTCGACTGTACGCGTGGTTTGA